A genomic segment from Peromyscus maniculatus bairdii isolate BWxNUB_F1_BW_parent chromosome 11, HU_Pman_BW_mat_3.1, whole genome shotgun sequence encodes:
- the Ubxn4 gene encoding UBX domain-containing protein 4 — MLWFQGAIPAAIASAKRSGAVFVVFVAGDDEQSTQMAASWEDEKVTAASANNFVAIKIDTKSEACLQFSQIYPVVCVPSSFFIGDSGIPLEVIAGSVSADELVTRIHKVQQMHSSKGETSVTDDNQSESSVSTPSASFEPNAVCENTESRHTELCKTPAASDTKSDTTAGGECSGCDNPSQEPHGCSNQRPAEDLTVRVERLTKKLEERREEKRKEEEQREIKKEIERRKTGKEMLDYKRRQEEELTKRMLEERSREKAEDRAARERIKQQIALDRAERAARFAKTKEVEAAKAAALLAKQAEADVKREASARDRSTVARIQFRLPDGSSFTNQFPSDAPLEEARQFAAQTVGNTYGNFSLATMFPRREFTKEDYKRKLLDLELAPSASVVLLPAGRPATSIVHSSSRDLWTLLGTVLYPFLAIWRLISNFLFSNPPAQRSARATPTEPSNPASSTKSEKREPVRKRVLEKRGEDFKKEGKIYRLRTPDDGEDENNTWNGNSTQQM, encoded by the exons ATGCTGTGGTTCCAAGGCGCCATCCCGGCGGCCATCGCGTCTGCCAAGAGGAGCGGCGCCGTCTTCGTGGTGTTCGTGGCAG GTGACGATGAGCAGTCCACACAGATGGCCGCCAGCTGGGAAGATGAGAAAGTGACAGCAGCGTCTGCAAACAATTTCGTTGCGATTAAAATCGACACCAAAAG tgAAGCCTGTCTGCAATTTTCACAGATTT ATCCTGTAGTCTGTGTTCCATCCAGTTTCTTTATAGGAGACAGCGGAATCCCTTTGGAAGTAATAGCAGGGAGTGTTTCTGCAGATGAACTTGTTACAAGAATTCACAAAGTCCAGCAA ATGCACTCATCAAAAGGTGAAACATCGGTGACAGATGACAACCAGTCAGAAAGTTCAGTATCTACCCCATCTGCCTCATTTGAGCCTAATGCCGTATGTGAAAATACTGAGTCCAGACACACAGAGCTTTGTAAGACACCAGCTGCTTCCGACACAAAGTCAGATACTACAGCAG GAGGAGAATGCTCAGGTTGTGACAACCCCTCCCAAGAACCTCATGGATGTTCAAACCAGAGACCAGCAGAGGATCTCACCGTTAGAGTGGAAAG ACTCACAAAAAAActtgaagaaaggagagaagagaaaaggaaggaagaagaacag AGAGAGATTAAGAAGGAAATTGAAAGGagaaaaactggaaaggaaatgTTGGATTataaaagaagacaagaagaggAATTAACAAAAAGAATGTTAGAGGAAAGAAGCCGAGAAAAGGCAGAGGACAGAGCGGCTCGAGAGCGCATCAAGCAGCAGATCGCACTG GACCGTGCAGAAAGAGCTGCCCGCTTTGCAAAGACAAAGGAAGTCGAGGCTGCCAAAGCTGCTGCCTTGCTGGCCAAACAGGCCGAAGCGGACGTCAAGAGGGAGGCTTCTGCTCGAGACAGAAG CACTGTTGCAAGAATTCAGTTCCGGTTGCCCGATGGTTCTTCCTTTACAAATCAGTTTCCTTCCGATGCTCCGTTAGAAGAAGCAAGGCAGTTTGCCGCACAG ACTGTTGGCAACACCTATGGTAACTTTTCTCTAGCAACCATGTTTCCCAGGAGGGAGTTCACCAAAGAAGACTATAAGAGGAAGCTGCTGGACCTGGAGCTGGCCCCCAGTGCCTCCGTGGTGCTGCTGCCG GCAGGACGGCCAGCCACATCCATTGTCCACTCTTCCAGTAGAGACCTTTGGACGTTACTGGGGACGGTGCTTTATCCATTCCTGGCCATATGGAGACTGATTAGcaattttttatttagtaatcCTCCTGCACAGAGGTCAGCAAGAGCCACACCCACAGAGCCTTCCAACCCTGCGTCATCCACCAAGTCAGAGAAAAG GGAACCAGTCCGAAAAAGAGTGCTGGAGAAGCGTGGGGAGGActttaaaaaggaagggaagatatACAGGCTGAGGACTCCAGACGATGGCGAAGATGAGAACAACACTTGGAACGGGAACTCCACGCAGCAGATGTAG